In Pectobacterium actinidiae, the DNA window GCAGCGGCAGTCTGAAGAACCTTTGAGGCCTTCAACGATCATGCGACCACCCAGAATCAGTAACAGCGTAAAGGCGACCCAGTGATCCCATTCCAGAATATATTGGCTGGCAAATAAACCGAGTGCCCAGCCGATGAGCGGGGTGATAGCTTCGATAACACCAAAGATGAGGCCAGTACGAATGGCATCGCGGAAACGGGGATTATGCAGTACGGCACCTTTACCGATTGACGCGGCGAAGGCATCCATTGACATACCAAATGCTAGGATGAGTGTTGCTGACATATTCATTGTAAAATAGCCTCGGCTGGACGATTAACCATATACACGC includes these proteins:
- the mntP gene encoding manganese efflux pump MntP, producing the protein MNMSATLILAFGMSMDAFAASIGKGAVLHNPRFRDAIRTGLIFGVIEAITPLIGWALGLFASQYILEWDHWVAFTLLLILGGRMIVEGLKGSSDCRCEKVKNHSLALLICTAVATSLDAMAIGVGLAFLQVNIFHTAMVIGCATMIMVTIGMMIGRYIGPILGKKAEVMGGVVLIGIGCNILYEHLGYAA